A window from Gemmatimonadaceae bacterium encodes these proteins:
- a CDS encoding ABC transporter permease, which produces MFDLRYALRSLSRARGFAMAVVLTLGLGIGANTAIFSVVRGVLLRPLPHRDGDRLVYLRQSVSGPGGENIRFSVPEILDFRDNAKSLQGIAEYSGVQLTLQGERDAVRMQVGLVTGNYFSVMGLSPILGRPLNDGDDGTGVPPVIVLTHDYWLRRFGGDSGIVGKTIRVDNRAVEVVGVLQPAPTFPERMDAIMNMVISEHHTSAMMVHGRSHRMTDMIARLAPGATIEQARTEAATIRKRVQAEFTQDYDPNSNYRVTVSPFQEVLGERARLTLYLLMGAAAFVMIISAANVANLTLMRSVRREHELVVRAALGSGAARLRKLLLVENLVLAVGGALLGLLLAAGGVKLLIAFAERYSPRANEIRVDGMVLAFTLTLTLVVAVLLAYAPRLAREGKLGGLIAAGTNRSSGDGRRQRLQRVLVVAQVAVSVVLLAGAGLLTRSMLELSEVKTGLTTEKVLTLDVPLFGGARSDDDIKQLYSRMQQELSTIPGVSKVAMGSVGPLRTAGILLDVKGEGHTLAAGEAVPRADFRTAGTDYFRASGIPLLSGREFQSTDRKGSGLVVIINKTLADLLFPGRDAVGQRVAWTGDVLRFIGISGDWRTVVGVVGDTKDGGLDAAPAATVFQPFEQEPAFSGTMVLRAEQDPAMLAATATSIVRKIVPNDPIENVLSISQLNERSVAPRRLNATLVSSFGALAVIIAAVGIAGVLAFSVSARTNEIGIRMSLGADRGRVQRMVLQEGGVLLGAGLVIGVIGAIFTTRLIRGLLFGVTPNDPITLGSVALTMLAVGVAACWLPALRAASIDPAVAIRAR; this is translated from the coding sequence ATGTTCGATCTCCGCTACGCACTCCGCAGCCTGTCCCGCGCCCGCGGGTTCGCCATGGCCGTGGTGCTCACGCTCGGCCTCGGCATCGGCGCCAATACGGCCATCTTCAGCGTGGTCCGCGGCGTGTTGCTGCGGCCGCTGCCGCACCGCGATGGCGATCGGCTCGTGTACCTCCGCCAATCGGTGAGCGGACCTGGCGGCGAAAACATCCGGTTCTCCGTCCCCGAGATCCTCGACTTCCGAGATAACGCCAAGTCGCTCCAGGGCATCGCCGAGTATTCGGGCGTACAGCTCACGCTGCAGGGGGAACGCGATGCGGTACGTATGCAGGTGGGACTCGTGACCGGCAACTACTTCTCCGTCATGGGGCTCTCGCCGATCCTGGGTCGGCCCCTCAACGACGGTGACGACGGCACGGGCGTCCCGCCGGTGATCGTCCTGACGCACGACTACTGGCTGCGGCGCTTTGGCGGCGACAGCGGCATCGTCGGGAAGACCATCCGCGTGGACAATCGTGCGGTGGAAGTGGTGGGAGTGCTTCAGCCCGCCCCCACGTTCCCCGAGCGGATGGACGCGATCATGAACATGGTGATCAGCGAGCACCACACGAGCGCGATGATGGTGCATGGCCGCAGCCACCGCATGACCGACATGATCGCGCGCCTCGCGCCGGGCGCGACCATCGAGCAGGCCAGGACCGAGGCGGCGACGATCCGCAAGCGCGTGCAGGCGGAGTTCACCCAGGACTACGACCCGAACTCCAACTATCGGGTGACGGTGTCGCCCTTCCAGGAGGTGCTGGGAGAGCGCGCGCGGCTGACGCTCTACCTGCTCATGGGCGCTGCCGCCTTCGTCATGATCATCTCCGCGGCCAACGTGGCGAACCTCACGCTCATGCGCAGCGTGCGCCGCGAACATGAGCTGGTGGTGCGCGCCGCCCTGGGCTCTGGCGCGGCGAGGCTCCGCAAACTGCTGTTGGTGGAGAACCTCGTGTTGGCCGTGGGCGGCGCGCTGCTCGGGCTGCTGCTCGCCGCCGGGGGAGTGAAGCTGCTCATTGCATTCGCCGAGCGCTATTCGCCGCGTGCCAACGAGATTCGGGTGGATGGCATGGTGCTGGCGTTCACCCTGACCCTCACCCTCGTCGTCGCCGTGCTGCTTGCCTACGCGCCGCGGCTGGCCCGGGAGGGGAAGCTCGGTGGACTCATCGCGGCGGGCACCAACCGCTCCAGTGGTGACGGCCGTCGCCAGCGTCTGCAGCGCGTACTCGTGGTGGCGCAGGTGGCCGTGTCGGTCGTGCTGCTCGCGGGCGCGGGCCTGCTGACGCGCAGCATGCTGGAGCTGTCCGAAGTGAAAACCGGTCTCACGACCGAGAAGGTGCTCACGCTCGACGTCCCGCTCTTCGGCGGTGCCCGGTCCGATGACGACATCAAGCAGCTGTACTCGCGCATGCAGCAGGAGCTCTCGACCATTCCGGGCGTCAGCAAGGTGGCGATGGGTTCGGTCGGTCCGCTGCGTACCGCGGGCATCCTGCTCGATGTGAAGGGGGAAGGGCACACACTCGCCGCGGGCGAGGCCGTGCCGCGGGCTGATTTCCGTACCGCGGGCACAGACTACTTCAGGGCCTCGGGCATCCCGCTGCTCAGCGGCCGCGAGTTCCAGAGCACCGACCGTAAGGGATCGGGGCTCGTCGTGATCATCAACAAGACGCTGGCCGATCTGCTGTTCCCCGGGCGCGACGCAGTCGGTCAGCGCGTTGCGTGGACCGGTGATGTGTTGCGCTTCATCGGCATCAGCGGTGATTGGCGGACCGTGGTCGGCGTGGTGGGTGACACGAAGGACGGTGGTCTCGACGCCGCGCCTGCCGCGACGGTGTTTCAGCCGTTCGAGCAGGAGCCGGCGTTCAGCGGCACGATGGTCCTTCGGGCCGAGCAGGATCCGGCCATGCTGGCGGCCACGGCGACCAGCATCGTCCGCAAGATCGTGCCGAACGACCCGATCGAGAATGTCCTGTCGATCTCGCAGCTGAACGAACGCAGTGTGGCCCCGCGTCGCCTCAACGCCACGCTGGTGTCGTCGTTCGGCGCGCTGGCCGTGATCATCGCTGCGGTCGGAATCGCCGGCGTCCTTGCGTTCTCGGTCAGTGCGCGTACCAACGAGATCGGCATTCGGATGAGCCTTGGCGCGGACAGGGGGCGCGTGCAGCGGATGGTGCTGCAGGAGGGTGGCGTCCTGCTCGGCGCCGGGCTCGTCATCGGCGTGATTGGCGCGATCTTCACGACGCGGCTGATCCGCGGCCTGTTGTTCGGCGTGACGCCGAACGATCCGATCACCCTGGGGAGTGTGGCGCTGACGATGCTGGCGGTGGGCGTCGCGGCGTGCTGGCTGCCGGCGTTGCGCGCCGCGAGCATCGATCCGGCCGTCGCGATTCGCGCGCGTTAG
- a CDS encoding flap endonuclease — protein MLVHLVDGTYELFRLFYGLRKGNEFDGSMAAAAGVLRTVTKMLEDGATHLGVATDHVIESFRNDLWPGYKTGDGIDPALFAQFHPLEDALSAMGVLTWPMVEFEADDALAAAAHRAALDARVTRTCIWTPDKDLAQCVLGDRVVQVDRRSGAIRTADGVREKFGVDPLRIPDYLALVGDSADGYPGIAGIGARTAARLIARHGPIEEFPDDVLGAQRGAALLFKRLATLRTDVPVFDDVEAMRWRGPSADFPAIARAFGSEGLIGRVDALAMR, from the coding sequence ATGCTCGTTCACCTGGTCGACGGCACGTACGAGCTCTTCCGGCTCTTCTACGGGCTCAGGAAGGGGAACGAGTTTGACGGCTCGATGGCCGCGGCGGCGGGAGTGCTGCGCACCGTCACGAAGATGCTCGAAGACGGCGCCACCCACCTTGGGGTCGCGACGGACCACGTGATCGAGTCGTTTCGGAACGACCTGTGGCCAGGCTACAAGACCGGCGACGGCATCGATCCGGCGCTCTTTGCGCAGTTCCACCCGCTCGAAGACGCCCTGAGCGCGATGGGCGTCCTGACATGGCCCATGGTGGAGTTCGAGGCCGACGACGCGCTCGCGGCCGCGGCCCATCGCGCGGCCCTCGACGCTCGCGTCACGCGCACGTGCATCTGGACCCCGGACAAGGATCTCGCGCAGTGCGTGCTTGGGGATCGCGTCGTGCAAGTGGACCGGCGGAGCGGCGCCATTCGGACGGCCGACGGTGTGCGCGAGAAGTTCGGCGTCGACCCGCTGCGCATTCCCGACTACCTCGCGCTGGTTGGCGACTCCGCCGACGGCTACCCCGGGATTGCCGGGATCGGCGCCAGGACCGCGGCGCGGCTCATCGCAAGGCATGGCCCGATCGAGGAGTTTCCCGACGACGTCCTCGGCGCTCAGCGGGGAGCGGCCCTGCTCTTCAAGCGCCTCGCCACGCTGCGCACCGACGTGCCGGTGTTCGATGACGTGGAGGCCATGCGCTGGCGCGGCCCCTCCGCGGACTTCCCCGCCATCGCACGTGCGTTCGGCAGCGAAGGCCTCATCGGGCGGGTCGACGCCCTCGCGATGCGTTAG
- a CDS encoding RNA polymerase sigma factor: MESARLIAGLARIVRDVGVAEDLAQDALLAALDQWPESGVPRNPGAWLMASAKHRAIDHLRRGQRHERKHEELGRDLDANQDDVVRKLDDALDDHVGDDLLRLVFVACHPVLSPDARVALTLRLLGGLTTDEIARAFLVPESTVAQRIVRAKRTLSEARVPFEVPRGHEMLERTAAVLGVIYLIFNEGYAATAGDDWMRPALCEDALRLGRILAELMPAEPEVHGLVSLMEIQASRIRARVGPGGDPVLLLDQDRAKWDRVLITRGLTALDRAEKLGGALGPYALQAAIAACHARALAPADTDWARITALYDALSQLQPSPIVELNRAVAVSMAFGPAAGLEIIDALLAEPSLARYHLLPSVRGDLLLKLGRRDEARGEFSRAASLARNERERRLLLDRVAALTGGA, from the coding sequence ATGGAATCGGCCCGGCTGATCGCCGGGCTCGCCCGCATCGTCCGCGATGTCGGCGTGGCCGAGGATCTCGCTCAGGACGCGTTGCTTGCCGCGCTCGATCAGTGGCCGGAGTCGGGCGTTCCCCGCAACCCGGGCGCCTGGCTCATGGCGAGCGCGAAGCATCGCGCGATCGACCACCTGCGTCGCGGGCAACGACACGAGCGCAAGCACGAAGAGCTGGGTCGCGACCTCGATGCGAACCAGGACGATGTGGTGCGGAAGCTTGACGATGCACTCGACGATCACGTGGGTGACGACCTCCTGCGCCTCGTGTTCGTGGCGTGCCACCCGGTGTTGTCGCCTGACGCGCGTGTCGCTCTGACCCTGCGCCTGCTTGGAGGCCTCACGACCGACGAGATCGCACGCGCGTTTCTCGTCCCGGAGTCCACCGTGGCCCAGCGCATCGTGCGCGCCAAGCGCACCTTATCCGAAGCGCGCGTGCCGTTCGAGGTGCCGCGCGGGCACGAGATGCTGGAGCGCACCGCTGCGGTGCTTGGCGTGATCTACCTGATCTTCAATGAGGGCTACGCCGCGACTGCCGGCGACGACTGGATGCGGCCGGCGCTGTGTGAAGATGCGCTGCGGCTGGGACGCATCCTGGCGGAGCTGATGCCCGCGGAGCCGGAGGTCCACGGCCTCGTCTCGCTCATGGAGATCCAGGCGTCGCGCATTCGGGCGCGCGTGGGCCCAGGCGGCGATCCGGTGCTGCTCCTCGACCAGGATCGGGCGAAGTGGGACCGCGTGCTCATCACGCGTGGTCTGACGGCCCTCGATCGCGCCGAGAAGCTGGGTGGCGCACTTGGGCCGTATGCCTTGCAGGCGGCCATCGCCGCCTGTCATGCCCGCGCGCTCGCTCCCGCCGACACGGACTGGGCCCGGATCACGGCGCTGTATGACGCGCTCTCGCAGCTGCAGCCCTCACCCATCGTGGAACTCAATCGTGCTGTTGCGGTCTCGATGGCGTTCGGGCCTGCGGCGGGGCTGGAGATCATCGATGCGCTGCTCGCGGAGCCGTCGCTCGCGAGGTATCACCTGCTGCCCAGCGTTCGAGGTGACCTGCTGCTCAAGCTGGGCCGTCGCGACGAAGCCCGTGGTGAGTTCTCGCGTGCCGCCTCGCTCGCCCGCAACGAACGTGAGCGACGTCTGCTGCTCGATCGCGTGGCCGCCCTCACCGGCGGAGCCTAA
- a CDS encoding YciI family protein: protein MRFMMILKSTPDFEARIDAGVPMNEAIHTEMSRYNTELVQAGALLAGEGLHTSARGGKVRFHGDGRISVTDGPFTEAKEIIAGYWIIQVKSKAEAIEWAKRIPNPDHEDHEVELRQVHDSSDAVT from the coding sequence ATGCGATTCATGATGATCCTCAAGAGCACTCCTGATTTCGAGGCCCGAATCGATGCCGGCGTACCGATGAACGAGGCGATCCACACCGAGATGTCTCGCTACAATACGGAGTTGGTACAGGCTGGCGCGCTCCTCGCCGGCGAGGGATTGCACACCTCCGCGCGTGGAGGCAAGGTGCGATTCCACGGTGACGGTCGCATCTCCGTGACCGATGGTCCGTTCACCGAGGCGAAGGAGATCATTGCCGGTTACTGGATCATTCAGGTGAAGTCGAAGGCCGAGGCGATCGAGTGGGCGAAGCGCATTCCCAATCCGGACCACGAGGACCATGAGGTCGAACTGCGACAGGTCCACGATTCGTCGGACGCGGTGACCTGA